The sequence CTCGAGCTCCTGCCCGTATGCTAGCGCCGCCCTTCATCCACAAATTTCCCTCCTCATTGTCTTTCTTTTGCGCCATCCTCGACACTCCCCCGATGCGCCCGCGAGCAGGCTGCTGCCATTTTCCATCGCAGCTAGTCAAGCTCGCCGCCGTCCACACCAAACCTGAGAACCCATGTGCAGCATCGAGCTCACTTTCTGAGCATGCCATTTGTGGCCACTTGCCACCTTCCATACCATCTAGCGCACCAAGGAAGAACAATTGGATCTAGACAAAGAAAggagaaatttcagcaaaaagGAAATGAGTAATCCATCCATGCAAGGGATGCCATCCTCTTCTCATTAGTAAAAGAATTAGAGGGCCAAGGCGAGGAGTACCAagaggatccagtggaagatgGCTGCTTCGATCTTGGACTCGCCATGCCAGATCCCAACAAAGAAGGTGTGCTCCATTTGCGGCGTGAATCGAGCTGCGATGGCAGTGGCGAGCATCGAGCTGCCATGGCGACACAAATCGAGCGGCGGCAACGGCACAAATCGAGATGCGGTGGTAGCGTGAATGAGCGGTTGCAGTGTGAATCCACTGGCAACTCGATCTGTATGGGTTTTGGGCTGCTTGACGATCCTACCTGCTTGCTACCGGCCATGGAGGAGGCTCTTGATCTCAGAGCTTGCTTGCTCACCAGAGAAAGGGCCGATTCGATTCACCGAAGAGGAAGGGAGAGAAGCTAAGAGGGCATCAGAGAGGTGAAAGATGGTACGGGAGATGATGATGTGTTAACGGAGGTGAGGTTTTGACAGTGGTAGACGGAGAAAAAATAGGGAACTAACTAGTGCTAAATTAGTAATCCGGGCTCAAAGAGTTGTATGTTTGCAAAACCTTATGTGGGGAGTGCTATAGAGGCAATTTTTCCTATAGACTTTAGGTGTGGCGTATTGGCCCTGGAAATAGACTTGCAGCTTTAGCCCGCTAGGCTAATAgtagctgttttttttttttttgcgtgccTTCCTTTTGTTTTCCCATTTGAAGATAACCAAAAAGGTACTCCACTAGACATGAAACCCCAGATTTGTTCTATATATGTCAAACCAAGGCAGATGTTTCGCAAACGAGAAACTACATCGAAGTGTATAACTCAAAAAGAACAATTTGCGGCGGACCAATATACATGAGGTATGCAAAGTAAAGGAGAATGTTGTAATAAAAACATCGATCTTTATTCATTACACATGTACACACGCAATCTGACTATGATCTTTCGGAGACTGCATCTTCTTGGTTTCCAAGGCTTCACGAAGCTCTCCGCTTAATTATGCTGTAAACAAAGACACACAGACAAACAAAGTGAGAGCATTAAGAATAAAGTAAAGGACGGTCTCAACATTGCATCATCGATCGCTCAGCATAGTATAAGCAGCAGAGGTGGGCTAAGAGCACGGTGCCACACGTAGCTTCAACCGGTGTAGCAGCTGGGCTATGATCGAGAGCCCAACGTTGTGCTTAGCTAACCCCTCGGACCTCGGTATAAACCTCATCGGTCATCTCCGAAGGAGACAGGCAATGAGCAGCAGTAACAGCTGGTCAACAGAGAGCCACACATGCTATGAACAACAGCAGCAACCGACATCAGAGAGCCACAAAGGCTACGAGCAACAGTAGCAGCCGGGAACAGAGGAGATAGGGCAATCAACAGAGAGCCACAAAGGCAACTAGCCATCATCAGCATCAGTAGGGCACCACCTCACCCAGCAGCAATAGGACCAGACCAACGACAGAAGAGGGGCAGCCATGATCACCACATAGCCGGCAAGCATCACCATGTCGGCAAACCGCAATAGCCACCAACTGTTAAAACGACGACAAGGGCCGGCAACAGCACATCAGCTCTTCATACCAACACATCACCATAAGCACTCGGGCGACATAGCAGCAATCCACAGCACCAGGTGATGATCAACATCCATGGCAGCACACCAGAGAGACTTACACACCTGCCAGGGAAAACGCGGCCACATCCAACTAACAGCAGGGAGGGCACAACGGTGACGAGGCACAACAGAGGGATAACtcgacgacggcgacgggcttcgggcggcggcggcggcggagctttTGTCAGCGGCAAGAACTCCGAGCTCGGGCGCATCAGGGCTTCGTCGCTCCTCCAAAaatcttcctcctcccctttcTCGCTAGCACCTCCCCCCTTTATACAGGCGGTGACTAGGGTTGGAGATAGGGCCTGAGTTCGCTCGGATCCCGCGAAACCCGGACAATCTTCTCCCGATTGGAAACGAAGGGAGACATATCCGGTTGAGATACGAGAGGATTCGGTTGGGGATAGAGACGGAAGAGGGAGACGACAGTCTGATCCGAGGGGTTCGACGCGGGCCCagagaagagaaggaggcggcAGATGAGCTcggggagaagaagaacaaggagagCGGCTCGGGCTGAGGCTGGGCTCGCGAGGTGCAAAGAGAAGGGGAGCGGCGCAGGCCTCAGGCCACAGCAGCCCAGCAAGAAAAGAACACGGGCTGACAGCCCAGCTCAGTtagaagaaagagaggggagggaagatGGATTCCGCCTGCGGGGCCCAAGAGAGAATTCCTcctttattcttcttctttttccttttccttttcctttccctttctttcttttatctttatatatatatatatatatctttatatatatatatatatataagcgcATATTATGCGTATTTGTGACAGAATGTCATCGTATAGTGGAATTTTCTTTCAGTGATAAACGACGTACCTCTCGACAGCGAGACGTCTGTTGTGACTTCGTCAATCTCTAAGCTCTATATCTCTGGTTTTCAATAGACATTGTATGAGTATGTACGTATGGTGGTATCAATGTGTGCGTGTGTCTAATAGTTATGCTAGTGTTTAAAAAatagtcaaataaaaaatacataaaaaaatagatggtATCGTGTGAAACCACCACCAAATTCCCAATTTGAATTATCTCCTGTCACGTACTCCTGTCGAAGTACTAACAAGAGTCATTTGCCCGACTGAACACTGTTGTTTGCTCGTCTGCTGCATAGCAACGGAGCTCAGTGACCCATCTCTCTAATCCTCAACCACTGCAACCGACTCCATTGAAATACGGATGCAAAAAGAAGTCAGGTATGTGGCTTatccaactctctctctctctcctctttttctaacttctcttcttcttttactctcttattttcttcctaaaaaaaatataagaggGTTCAAGGTTTCTATGGACTGCGAAGTAGTCCCCTCGGGATCCACCCATGTTGAAACCGGCTGTCAAAATGTAAGGGAGGTTCAAGGCTTCTATTGACTCCGAAGCAGTCCTCTCGGGATCCGCCCATGTTGAAACCGGCTGTCGTccatatcctcatcatccttgtcGATCGTTTCGTTGCGCCTCAAATCAATCAGCTTCAGCTCGCGCTGAACGTACGCGACCTGACTCCCTGTCCATTCTGAGAATGTTTCTTGTCTCGATCAAAACGGAATTCCGTTTCTCTGAAACCTTTTGCTGTGCTCACTTAATCATGCAAGCTGGCCGGCTTACGTCTGCGTACGTCTTTTCTTGTGCAGTCGGAATTAGTTGATGCCTGTTCATCCTTCAGCTTCCAATCGTCCTCTCACTGTAGAAGAACATGGCTTCCATCCTTTCTCGAGGAACATTACGGTAGGCGCATTGTCGACCTGAACTTTCATCGAAGGATGATAGCGTCGTCATCTACTGTCTGGACACCGGTTTCTGATCTGATTTTTGGCAAAACTCATGCAAGTAAGTTCTGTACAATAGTAAgcctttttttttagatgttgtACAGGAAAATTGGTTAGCAGACCTTCATGAACAAATAGATAGTGCAAAATCAAGGAAATTGCAGACAGCCTAAAACTATACTAGGTATTACCATTCGTACTTTAGTTGACTAAGGCGACATGATTTACTGTAATTACTCTACCAGTAATTGCACACCAACTTTAGCTGCCTTGTGTCGACAGATCCACGATTCCACATGCTATGCCGCGCGCAGGGGCAAAAGGCACGGGCTGCAGATTGAATTCCGGAATGCCGTGCTGAGGAGGGGAGCAGGGAGCTCATCACCTGTCTCCCTTGCTTGTTAACGCAGCCAAGCTCTAGCACCTAATCTTTGGCCCTGCACTTTAGCCATGGCAAGATATTTCCTGCATCTGCTTGCAAATATATCTATGATTCTGCATTTCTTCACCGAAAACTGACTGAATTCACGCGTCACCTGCAGTTTTCGCTGTACTGCAACATGGCTGCAGCAGCTGGATAAGATCAGAAGGATGATCGCATCAAGTTACTTCATGCACTGCCCACTGCATTAACTTCTTCATGTGGTCTACAGCAAGTATCGATCCGTCCCTGCATGTTGAGAGATAAGGATGACCGATGAGCCCATAAAGCTCTCCCTTTAACTCACTTGCTCTAGTTTCACAGACCTGAAAGAACAGATGACCACTGCTCGAGTGCTCAGTGACAGGCCAAGTGTCAGGTTCAGATTACTAATGAGCCATGGTGGCAAACAGTTCGATCTTTAATGGCCATAAACATCCTGTGTCCTTTCCTCTGCTGTTCTTATCGTAAATTTCACGGTGTTCTTGCTGCCCTGACGAGATCCATCGGCGAAATCTCCAGTACACTAGCTGTCGATGCATTGCCGCCATTTATAGCAATGTTTCGCACCCCCACTGGTACAAGATGCTAGTAATAGCCCAATGCCTACCTCTCTTGGCGCCATGAGATTTTTCACCCAGAAGGCGAGCAACTACACGGCAAGGATGGTAAAACTTGTCGCTCGTAAAGAACAGTAGTTTTCGAGTAACGGAATAACATTCTGGCATCTGCGTCACGAGATGCACAACATGAAAATGGACATGCGGACGCATGACTTATCAGATCTGTTTATTTGCTTGCGTTAAAATTTGTATTGGAGGGATAGGTGAAACAATCATAAGACAGATGAGAGAATGAATTGATGGATGAGTATCATATGAGAAGGATGAACGGTCGAGATGCATCATACGTGCTCGAAGCTGCATTTTCCCGAGAGGCACACATCATTTGGTGGTTGAAACAGAAGAGATCAACCCTTGCATTCAGCTGCTGATATACACCTTACGAGTGTATCAGAGTACTATTTAGTTTAGTTTTAGCTTTAGCCGCTGTGTCCCGTCCACCAACATTCTTCAGGTCTCCTGCACGCATTGCATTTGCTTCACGGGTGGTCGGCCGGCAGGCTGGCCGCGTCCACCACGTACCCGCGGAGCGACGGCGACCGGACCGCCGCGAGCTCCGCCTTGTTCTGCCGCCTGTTCTGCACTCGCCGCCGTGCGACGTAGCCGCGCACCCACGGCGTCACGTCCTCGCTGACCTTGATCATGATGAAGAAGAGCAGGCGGTAGATGATGATCATGCTGAAGAGCACGGCCAGGTCCAACCACTTGGACCGGGTCACGTCGATCTGGAACACGTTCTCCAGGATGTACTCCCCGGGGATCTTGGGCAGCTCGTCGTCCTGGTTGTCGAACACCAGCCCCTTCAGGTCGTTCTGGTACTGCCCCTGCAGAGATCAAGAACACGGTCGATGCGTCGCGACATTTGGTTGTTTCTTGTAGAtcagtattttatttgaattgagGTAATTGATAGCTTCTCCTTAATTCTGTTaaaaaaagagttttttttttacctgcAAAGCCCAGTAGTGGAAGCTGATGTATGACATAGGGTACCTCCAGAAAGGCTTTGGGATGTCATGTGGAAGCCTGAAGTACCCTGATACCAGCATGAATATCCCCTGTCCATTTCAAACGATTGTTTACCATTAAATGTGCCTTGTTATCATCAGAAGAGAGTATAAGCATCAGCATTATGATGTGTGATTCCATGTATAGTGTCAGGATTAATTCCAGTTTCGGTTTGGATGCATTGCTTTTTCCAAACAGATTCTGACAGATTATGGTTGGTATCAAGCTGTTGGGATGTTCAGTTTTACCTGAATCCCTGCACCGATAATGATGCCCATGAGGAAGTTGGGGATCACGCTGGCAATGGCCATCATCAGGCTCTCGACGACTGTGACACTGGCGTACAGGCACAGGACGAAGAAGAGGTAGTGCATGACGCCCGGGTGGAGGCGCACCATGAAGTAGCACAGCGTGCCCGACACGAAGGTGATCAGGATCAAGAATGGCATCGCCGAGAGCGTGTTGCTGATGACGAATGCCAGCACACCGTAGTGACCGTTGAGCCGCTCCCTTTGAAAGACCTGAAAAATGAAAACTCAGTAAGCAAGGTTAGAATATGAGAAACTTGTCTAATTGTCGTTGATGCTTCAGTGGTTCCACAAACCTTCATATCCTCGACAAACGATGGAAACCCTCCGATCGACATGAATGTGACGAAGCCAAAGATGAAGGAAGCACACGCGCCCCGAGCCTAATTGTTTTCATTAGTTTGATCAGATCACCAAAATTAGCATCAGATATTCAGTTCAGGAAGATACTTTCGGTGCCTAAGATGTAACTGAAGAAAAATGTAAGTATCAACATAAAAAAGAACTTTTACCAGAATGGAGTTGTATCCAGTGCCAACATTGAGGTAGATAGTCCCAATGCAGACTGTCACCACAATGTAGATAATAAGCCTCAACCAGTAATATCCAAAGTCCCTTGACATGTTAATGAACGATCGTTTTGTGAGCGTGTACGCCTGCATTCCAAAGCTAGCTCGGCTCCCTCCTAAATCCAGCACCGTGCCTTTCTGCagtggcaaaccacatgaatcCTCTTAGCTTCTATGGCAATGGTCTAGCCGAATTCAAATTGTCAGAAATTGCTGAAGGAAATCAAGTACTTACAACCCGGGCCATCTCATCTACTTTCTGTTGTGCATTGATGTAGTACTGCGAGTGCTGGTAGTAGCTGATCAGCCTTCTCATCGCCTCCGAAGTCATGATTCGCTCAAGTGGATCATCAGATCTTTCGAACTATGTATGTAAAAGGAGAGCAAAAATTCAGTCAAGGCATACACCAACATGGTACATCAAATACTAGGGAGCTGACTGAATTCTGAAACTTACTCTGTTTTTCATCGATCCTTTCAGAGTGGCCTTCACCttgtcgaaatcggagttgacgCACCTAAGGAAATGATCTGATGGATTTCGCATTGGTGGGCAAGGGAAGCCGGCTTGCGCGAAAAACTGTAGAATGCACAACAGACCACATGTATCAGGGATCCCCTTGGCATTGCAGAAACATAGACTAGGATATGAGCAATCTCAGATACACTACCTCACAAGCCTCAGAAGCCTTCCCAAAGTAGACTGTTTTCCCCCCTGAAAGAAGATACAGACTATCGAAAAGCTCGAAAACCTCACTGCTCGGCTGATGGACCGAAGCGATGACGGTCCGACCATCCCTCGACAGCCCGCGCAGCGTCTGTGTCACGAAGAATGCTGAAGCACTGCACAATTTTGTGGTAATTCAGTTTATGACAGATACTGAACTTTTCACTACACATTGGTACATAGTGATGCAAGAAATGAATTGAACACAACCAGACGATAATCCTGAAATGTTGAGAAGAGACATGATAAATGAAAAATAGTAGTACATACCTATCAAGACCACTGGTGGGCTCATCCAGGAATAGCAGCCTGGGCCTCATCAGTATCTCCAGGGCAATGCTAACTCTCCTCTTCTCACCGCCACTGATCCCTCTCAGGTGCCAATTTCCGACGACCGTGTCGGCGCAGTCCTGCAGCCCCATCTCGACGATGGTGCCCTCGACCAGGGCCTGCTTCTCCTCCCTGGGCATCTTGTCAGGGAGGCGAAGGCGTGCTGAGTATGAGATCGTCTCCCTCACCGTCAGTGTGCCGATCAAGTTGTCATCTTGCGTCACATAGGCCTGAAATTGCAAATCGACTGTAACTTTCAGTATCAAGATGAGAACTCAGTGTGTGAATTGTGATCAGGAGCTTATATGATATTGGTCGAATAGTCAAATAAACGCCACATTTTCAAATCCGGGatcatcttttattttttataactgtGAATTATTTACACAATTTCTTATTACTAACTAGCTAGTGGTTAGTACAGAAGCTAATCTACACATAAGACAGAAACCAACGAAACAAAGGTCATGAAAACATTAACAACAGTTCATTAAAACAATGAAAACATTAGAAGCTCTTTTTTCTGAACTGAAAACATATAAATATACTTCCATGCCAGTACCCCAAATAAAAGAGGTGCAAGTAAATAGGAGTAGTTGCCTTGGGATAACATGGAAACAAGCTAAACATATTTAATAACACCCAAGTCTTTTTTTAAGAGAGTGCACGGTAACTTTTCGATTAAATATAACAATACTCGATAAAAACAATGGTTTTTTCTTAACAGATCATAAGTTCAGGGTGACCACAGTGCTGAAAAAACTAGTAAGTGTTTAACTCCATCACCAACACACACCCAGAAACAGGTTGATCCCATCCGAAAACATACAGGCGCCAGTGAAGGCAGATCGCCCAATCTTGACCGGAGATGGTTACTGATCTAGCTGCAACGGGAAGGGTTTAATAGAGTTGAGCCGAGAGGCTCCGATTCGGCATGGCATCTGCCTAAATGGGCAGGTCTGACTGACTAGGCGAGAAGATGCCGAAAGGCGGCAAGGTTACAAAACCTGTCATGTGAAGGACTCCTTCAATTTGTTTCTCCTTATGAGTGTTGGTGTTCAGGTGAGGTGATGTGGCAAGATCCAAAGAGAATTCACGATAATTGTGGAGAAA is a genomic window of Phragmites australis chromosome 24, lpPhrAust1.1, whole genome shotgun sequence containing:
- the LOC133908101 gene encoding ABC transporter G family member 11-like, with protein sequence MMRKGGPGVGMGREAAVAAELEDEGGKAAGAGVAPTAPTLSPLSETLWREKAAAGGFLGDVSAWLAWQDLTVTVALGSGDTQGVLQGLTGHAEPGTITALMGPSGSGKSTLLDALAGRLAANAFLSGTILLNGRKANLSFGAAAYVTQDDNLIGTLTVRETISYSARLRLPDKMPREEKQALVEGTIVEMGLQDCADTVVGNWHLRGISGGEKRRVSIALEILMRPRLLFLDEPTSGLDSASAFFVTQTLRGLSRDGRTVIASVHQPSSEVFELFDSLYLLSGGKTVYFGKASEACEFFAQAGFPCPPMRNPSDHFLRCVNSDFDKVKATLKGSMKNRFERSDDPLERIMTSEAMRRLISYYQHSQYYINAQQKVDEMARVKGTVLDLGGSRASFGMQAYTLTKRSFINMSRDFGYYWLRLIIYIVVTVCIGTIYLNVGTGYNSILARGACASFIFGFVTFMSIGGFPSFVEDMKVFQRERLNGHYGVLAFVISNTLSAMPFLILITFVSGTLCYFMVRLHPGVMHYLFFVLCLYASVTVVESLMMAIASVIPNFLMGIIIGAGIQGIFMLVSGYFRLPHDIPKPFWRYPMSYISFHYWALQGQYQNDLKGLVFDNQDDELPKIPGEYILENVFQIDVTRSKWLDLAVLFSMIIIYRLLFFIMIKVSEDVTPWVRGYVARRRVQNRRQNKAELAAVRSPSLRGYVVDAASLPADHP